In Urechidicola croceus, a single window of DNA contains:
- a CDS encoding LPXTG cell wall anchor domain-containing protein: MKKYILHIVFFICGITFAQNPIEVAIDTTNIRIGEQIEYKISVKKAENVLFPKLVLDSLNKVEVVEELKIDTTQTKFIKKYLLTSFDSGQYVIPQQEVLINNKKFRTDSLLINVATVKVDTTKQNLYELKAIKNQPIIFDDYKNYLWIALGVLALILGLILYFVFRKKKEAIAPEDLIPPYEFAMQRLDQLDQKHLWESGKIKEYYVELTDIIRTYIERELKIPALESTTDELMETIKDFKKIKTLDLPKETIKKLEKLLQEADLVKFAKFKPVKEDIEGHRLDTENIINDLKPKPLVEDEVVE, encoded by the coding sequence TTGAAAAAATATATTCTACATATTGTGTTTTTTATTTGCGGAATTACTTTCGCACAAAACCCTATTGAAGTTGCAATTGACACAACTAATATTAGAATTGGAGAACAAATTGAATACAAAATTTCTGTTAAAAAAGCAGAAAATGTGTTGTTTCCAAAATTAGTTTTAGATAGTTTGAACAAAGTTGAGGTTGTTGAAGAATTAAAAATTGATACAACACAAACAAAGTTTATTAAGAAATATTTACTTACAAGTTTTGATAGTGGTCAGTATGTGATTCCACAACAAGAAGTATTGATTAATAATAAAAAGTTTAGGACAGACTCTTTATTGATAAATGTTGCAACAGTTAAAGTTGATACTACAAAACAAAATTTATACGAATTAAAAGCAATTAAAAATCAACCTATCATTTTTGATGATTATAAAAATTATTTGTGGATTGCTTTAGGAGTTTTAGCACTCATTTTGGGGTTAATTCTATACTTTGTTTTTAGAAAGAAAAAGGAAGCAATTGCACCTGAAGATTTGATTCCGCCATATGAATTTGCTATGCAGCGTTTAGATCAATTAGATCAAAAACATTTATGGGAAAGTGGTAAAATAAAAGAATATTATGTTGAATTAACTGATATTATTCGTACATATATAGAGCGCGAATTAAAAATACCTGCATTAGAATCTACAACAGATGAACTAATGGAAACTATTAAAGATTTTAAGAAAATAAAAACACTTGATTTACCTAAAGAAACTATTAAAAAATTAGAAAAACTGCTGCAGGAAGCCGATTTAGTTAAATTTGCAAAGTTTAAACCAGTAAAAGAAGATATTGAAGGACATAGACTTGATACTGAAAATATCA